agcaaagatcggtaagcgaaaagcttaccgatcgtcgctatgcgagttttgcccattggaacgatcggtatgcctccgcattagcgatcccgaaaaggggatcgctatgcggattcgtcgttgtacgatgcgctcgttaagcgaggcaccactgtatctggttcaCTGAGAAggaagttgttgtttgcataactgtgttgtaaaccaccaagagCATGCCCTAGCACTATAGGGCACTATATTATTCAAAGCAACCACAACACACACAGGCATACAGAGGAAAGTGAGGGTTGATTGGGGAAGCACCAATGGGAGAATACTCTCAGAAGATAGATTATAGGAGACAAAGACGACCTCTTCTTAGTCTCATTAGACTATCATGGAGCTGGGGAGTATTGGAGCTCTAGATAGAACAAAATTCACTAACAAAGATCCCAAGAGAAGGCAGGCTAAAAGAGGTCCGAGGCCAGAAAGTAGGAATCCAGGAGAGCAAAGTAAGCTAGCAGGATTTTCTGGCTAAATCCTTGATTCTGGGGACACTAAGACAGTGATTTTAGCTGAGAAATGAAGTCAGCACAAACAGATCTAGCAGAGTGTGAGGGTTCAAGATTAACCTCAGGCTGATTGGACACAAATacaggatgctcagttttttgaaaaataaactagggtttattggatacatcagtatacatctttgacagtttttcaggggtcatatgccatctatagaacatcttatatatattctccttaaaattaaccgatcttgtgagctttatgttattttgccatattttcagccattgatcaatatcaatgttgtgccctatattttgtgcccacttaatcataggttctttaaccatttcctcttgcatttgaatttccaacatataattatacattttcttcacaatttgttcttttgaacccaataacagTTTATCAAAGATAGTTTGTTCgaagtagaaaccctctattttatcttttgtatatctggaTTCTAGCTGAATTCTAGGCCACCAGTCTAAATAAACATTCTGAGACTCTAATTCCTCTTTAGATCTTAATTCACCGTCCTTTTTTAATAGCTCTTGATATCTTAGaaggtttgcttttgtcataagattggATTGTGTGAAGGCTTCTATGggtgacacccatgcaggtattttataataaacttcttgtgcaatttttctccacattaccaacaaagctttccttatcatatgtgaattaaaaattttttgttctttgtcctttttataccataaataagcatgccagcctagttgcaaatcatgtccttccaggctaagtaatctatcattttctaaagttatccattcttttatccaatctagaatacaagctctgtaATACAAttcccagtcaggaagaccaaagccacccctctgcttagcatcttgcatagccttaattttaattcttggttttttaccttgccatataaatctcataattatcttattgaattctttaaaaaatgactgctttaacatgataggaattgactgaaataaaaataagatttttggcaagATAGTCATTTTAATCgccgcaattcttcccaacaacgataattgtaatttatcccatttctccaaattgatctgtatctccttcattagtttcatgtagttatccttgaataatgtgcttgtcttctttaTGATTtatattcctaaatatcgaattttcttctcctcttggaaattcgtcttctctattaacttTTATCGTTCCTGTTCTCTCATGTTCTAAGAGCCgcacaagaaaaacaattgacaATAGAAGACAAGCAAATTAATGTCCTAAAACAAATCCCttggcaagtgagacagagaagaaaagaatatACCACCTTGGTACAgttacttcaacaaaatggaatctcatacagatggctaacaccagaaaGACTATTTTTTcggattgatacacagagatataATATAACGTCTCCAATGAAAGCAAGAGatttcatagaaaaaaatgagaagaaattgaAAAAACCAGGCGACAAGGAACCAGAAGAAAAATCCCGAGAGGAACAAATACAATTACCACAACCAGAATCAGACACGGAATCAGAAGAGCAAGAAACAAATGAGCCAAGATGCACcagaagcatgatgaagaaaaagcaaaaagataGTAATTCCAAGCAAGATgtctagaaaacaaaagaagatcatatcagtaaatgtaaatggcctaaattcaccccaaaaaagaaaaagggcctTTCTACAACtacaaaaacagaaatatgaTGTTATTTGTATCCAggaaacccatatgaaaagaaaggacttgaaattattagaatgcccaagattaggaaaactatttgcaGCTTCAGAAGTGagtaagaagaagaaaggagttgCTATATACATTAGGAAGGAATGGGAACCTCACCTGACttttgcctcagaggatggaaggatagtaatggtggaaattcaaagagaatccaAGAAATTGTTAATAGTCAATGTCTACGCACCAAATGGAAACCAGGAAAATTTCTATAAACAACTGCAATGGGAATTGGAAAATAAAGACTATGACCATTACTGTAtaattggagattttaatgccgTCTTCGACAGAGAACTAGATACAAAATcaggaaaaataagcaaaaagaggAGAAACATCATCCCCAGAAAGTTTTTACAACTAGCAGAAGAATTGAGTATggtggatgcatggagaacatgtaatccaaagacaagaGACTATACCTTTtactctaacaggcataaatcatggtcaaggatTGATGCATGTTGGATGTCAACAAACCTGATGAGAGAATTAGAACTAATAGATATTCTCCCCAGCACATTCACGGATCATAATCCAATTAGGTTACAAATTGGCAGTAGACCAAGAGAATTCAACTGGAAACttaatatattacattttaaaaataaagaattcaagaaacaagcaaaagaagaaatggatctcttttttaaacagaatataATGCCGGATATTTCAATGCGCACAgtctgggaggcaagtaaggctttctttagaggaattgctataagatttggagcaaaattaaaaagagaaagacggAAGAAATATGAAATTCTAGAAAACAGTCTAGCTCTGAAAGAGAAGCAgttaaaacaaaatccaacaaataaaGATTTGATAGAAAAGATAAAACATATACAACAccaaataaatatattgctcactgaagagACCGCAAAGAAgctcaaatttgcaaagcaaaatttttttgagaacgcaaacaaaccaggaagatggttagcatacaaattaaggaaagagaaggagaagacaataatccgaACTTTGAAGGATGAAAAGGGAATAGATAgatttaaacaggaagaaataaaaaaaattgctgaagatttctACCGGAAAttatatgaaaaaaaagaagtagacagagaagcccaggaagaatatatACTGAAACACAACGATATGAAATTGAGCAAAGAACAAATCCAGGCCTTAAACGAGCCCATAACATATGCTGAAATCATgaaagcccttaaaaaacaaaaaaatgggaaagcaccaggtccGGGTGGCCTACCggcagaatattataaagaactggaagaggtgctacTTCAGCCATTTAAGAAGTTGATAGAATGCgttgaagaagaaggagaaataccagcaacatgggcCGAGGCAACaatttctcttatacataaggaaaacacggaaggaaaagaaatacaaaattataggccgattTCACTACTGAATGTAGACTACAAAATCTATGCCACTATTTTAgcaactagaatgaaaagaattttaacccacttgatccatcaagatcagtctgggtttctccccaaaagacagatgaagaataacataagaatagttttaaatgccctggaatatTACGAAGCACACccagagaaacagatggccatgatattttAAGATGcggaaaaagcctttgacaatcTTGACTGGAACTTTATGATACATACGTTagaaacactgcaggttggagaaagatttatgaaattaatcaaagcaatatatactgaacaaaaggcaaaagtaagaaTCAACGGCGaattatcaaaagaaatccaaatacagaaaggtactaggcaggggtgtccactctctccactTCTATTTATTCTGACTCTGGAAATACTTAACGAACAAATTAGaagtaaaaaggaattgaaaggattaaaagtgaaaggtcaagtttacaaactccaggcctttgcggatgatctagttattatactggaagaaccattggattcaatagaagACTTAATGACAATGCTAAAAAAACTTTGgggacatggcaggaatgaaaataaaccaaaagaagactaaactacttaacaatttttttccttaatagTGGGACACAGAGTAAGGCCTCCCCAGGATATCTTAGTGACTCATTTGGCTAAACAGGAAGAAGATGGGCAGATTTCATTTATGAAATACAAACCATTCCAGACTTTTTGCTTTCCAGGACttactttattcattcattcattcattcattcatttacagtatttgatttttaccccgcccctctagaccatgtctactcggggcggcttacaaaataaaacaacagtataaaaatatataaaatcataaaattacaattacaatttcaatttaaaacaattaatttaaagagaggattaccaagatggaatagcaaagaaaagaaaaaaggagaaagacttaattgactggagggaaggcctgcttgaataaccaagttttcaactggcttttaaaaacacccagcgagggtgccagccagatttctgttggaagagtgttccacagctgaggagccaccgccgagatggcccggttttgtgttttttccttccgggcctctctcggcgtcagacccctcagccgcccctgctggctatgtcgggtgattcgggtagatctgggtgggaaaagacagtctgccaaatattgaggtcccaaaccgtttagggctttataagtgatcattagcactttgaagtcaacgcggaaatggatgggcaaccagtgcaaagcagccagagtgggggagatatggtggtgttttctcaccccactaaggagcctggctgctgcattctggaccatctgaagtttccgcgtcagcctcaaaggcagccccacgtagagtgcgttacaatggtctaatctcgagattacgagcgcatggattagagtagtgagggccccccaatcATGATATGGTCGCAATCCTTTGTGCTCTGCAATCAGTTGTCAAGCCTTTTTCTCAAAAGTTTAGTagtgggaagaaaaatggaaagactTCTCTCTCCCATGATTGGCTTTCTTTTAGGCTCAGTATCTCATGCTCATAAAATAAAACTATCGATTACCTTGGGTCATGTTTAATGCAACTCTACTAACTAATGTGAAAGTTTTCTTCATAACTCAGGTATGAATTTATATTAGTATGTAAATGATAGGGTTTATGAGCAGCTGTAGGTAATTATCTCCAAGTGCCCTCCTTTGCTTAGTGGACTGAGGAAttctagcaaaaaaacaaaacttttttggATTCAAAAAGTTCAAATTCTGTAAACTAAATATGGATGGGTTTCTGATTCATATGTATACTAATCACCCTcgatacaaaacaaaacaaaaacacaaggaaaaaaatctttactGCCACATGTTAATGTCATTGTCTTTGACATGCTGTCTAAATTAGTAGAATTCATATAATTCTATTAATTTAGACAGTATatcaaagaggaacaaaagaaaagggCAGGTCCCTATCACAAAGAAGTTACaagtactactgtgtttccctgaaaataagacagggtcttaaattaatttttgctccaaaaaacattagggcttattttctggggatgttttttttccatgtacagccctctatatttattcaaatacagtcatgtcatcttcttctggttgctgcacaatggaggagggtggggtttcacttaactagggcttattttggggtagggcttatattaggagcatcctgaaaaatcatactagggcttattgtccggttaggtcttattttcagagtatATATCAGCCTTCTGAAGGACTTGAATAGGACAAAAGGATTTTTGTTGATTGAAAATTAAACCAACCTACATCATAAGGACAAAAGTTTTTATGGAATAACAAGTAATGTCACGAAGATGGGGTTTTCCGTTTATGCAGTTTCCCCTCAGTTCAATCATATGTgcttattttgtttcttccttgcCTTACTCAAAAGCTGAAAACCGATACATAGCCATGTCTCTGTTAATATCACCAGACACCAGGAAACTAACTGGATAACGTTATTACGGGCTTCATCAACTCGGGAAGCCCAGCTTTCCCTGCAATACTCCCCAACCCATTCGAGCGCAGGCGGTCAGCTCTCACACCTACTCTGCCTTTTCACGTGTACAAACCGAAGGCAAGGCTCGTTACAACCCGCAGTAGCCTCGCGATAACGACAAAGCACGCGTGCGCACGCTGAGGAGCGTCAAGGCCTCATGTTGCCGCTCTTCCAGGGGAGGCGCTGTCCCGGCAAGACTCCGTCTTCTGATCGAAGGCTCGGGGATCGACTGCCTTTCCTTCGCCAAAGAGGAAAGGAAGTGTCCGAGTCCAAATCTGTTGCTTGCCGAGCGACTCATTCCCATTTTGAAACTCATCTTCCGTGGTCTGGTCGCGCCGGTGCCCGAGAGCCGCGGAGATGGTGAGGGACGCGGGAACGGGGAACGGGGCTGGGGGGCGTCTAGGCGGGAGGGAAGGAGAACGAAGGCCCTCCGGGACAAGGAGTGCGGAGGCCGCACCTTTCTGGCACGAATAGGTCGGGGTGAGTCAGCAGCCGCCGAGTGATGGCGCGTCTGCGGCCCGGGTAGTGCTGCTTCTCCCGCATCGCTGTAGGAGGGGACGAAACCCCGGCATATTCCCCGAGGTTTCCCGCCCGCCTCCTACTCTTTTCACCTCCCCCATTAATCGATCTTGGGTTATTCCCACGAGCACCACCAGTTCCTTTATTTCACCCGTATGATTCagcgttgtttttttttctactttgaACTGGGAGATGAAAAATAGCTTTTGTCTCAATATGATTTACAGCGATTCTTACTGAATCTggtgcactggggggggggggagagatcggATTTACTGTTGCTCCTGATGCAAACAATGTAACTGTTTTGTCAAATCTTTATTTTGGAAAGTAATCGccgttttatttaaaaaaacgcAGACGTTACTTAATTTCTCAGAGTTTGCGATAAATAAGGAGATGTGACACCTGTTTAATAAGCATGGAGCTTAATTCTAATAAAAAACCATGTTAAGTCCTAGAACTAGTAGATCCCACTGTGAACGGATCAATCTGAAACTGAAACCGAAACTCTTGGAGTAGAACCGTAGTTTTAATTTCAAAGGTTCAGCACAGAACAGGACACTATCGGGAAGTTATTTTTGAGCTGTATGTTTAGAATTGGCTTTTTAGTCACTAATTAACAAGGTTCCTCTCAAAAGTTTCCCTTGCACCCTTGATTCATAGTAATGAGACTTGTCTTAATGTCCACGCTACAGCATTTGTCAACAGCTGCTTTGAGTAATTCTAGCCTAATCCTTCCCAGACCATTCTCTTTTGCCTAGttcattttgctttttcattACATAATACTACACTTGTTAATGgattatttttgttcattttagttTCGCAACCAGTATGACAACGATGTTACTGTTTGGAGCCCTCAGGTATTATCTTGATTCATTTTGTTACtgacttctttttctctctcctcatcaTTGTGAAAAAAGCATCGAAGGATTTGTATTACATTTTGGTGGAGAGTTCCACATTTTAGTTGTGGAAAACATTGCAGATATGTAATGACTCTGATACTTTttctattgttgctttttaaaacattttgaagtactgtataagtGCATACTTGCCAAAGGGCTTTTGCTTAAATTACATTGGCATTAAGGGTGATGATGCTGCCAGTTAGCGTTCCTGTTTTCTGAGGGTCGCATGACTCACACAATCAATCTTATTCTGCACAAATCTTGTGAGCCCCAGGATGGAAACAGGACATTTTAAGTTGCACCTTTGCAAGTGACATTGTCGCCGTATGCCAGCATAATAGACTCAGCCGGATTTTCGTTTCTGTGTCTTTCCAGCAGTATTAATTATTGTTTAATACATTGCTTGTATGTGAACAAAAGTGATTGTTCCCAAATTGAGGGCAATTCAGCAGGCTTTATTTACTAGCTTGTAAAGTTCAAGGGGTTTTGCTGATCAGTATTCATATAATAGCAACAATGTGGTTAGCACCGTCTTGCTGCTTTTAACATAATAGAACCCTTTACTTCCATTGGCTCTTAATTTCTGAAACAATATAGGACATGTACTTGCAATCAAAGGTGTGTGGTAGGTTACAGTAGGTGGATGTTAGCAGAAGAGTGTGATACTGGAAGTCTGAATCAAAGCTGAGAaccagtggccctccagatgttgttgaatccCAGTTCCTATCTGCCTTAGTCAGCTTGGCCAAGGTAAGGGATTGTCTTTTTGGATTATAGTTCATCAGCATCTGGAAGGTTGACTTGCATCTAAATGCAAGTCAAAATGCAACGATGAACTGCATTAAttcaacaaagagtcttgtggcaccttaaaaaccaaTATATTTTGTTTGGTGTAACCTTTTGGGGACTTCAGTTTTTCTCTTCAGATTCATGTCTGTATGCCAAATAAGTTTCTAAAGGAAGATGGCTCATTATAGCAAGATGGTATGCCTTTGGATTCTTGCTCTCTTTCATACATATGCACAAATATAACTTTATAACAACTAATGGTGATAaggaagttgtttttttaaaatttattttattaaatttatatcctgcccatctagaccaaaggtctactttgggCGACAGAGTAGACCTTTGCTTAGGTCTACTCCAAGGTCTTACTATCATCCTTTTTATTAGTGTGCCCTCAAATGCTTGGTGCGCACAACTGTAAATTTGTAATTATATGTACCTTTTCACTGTTCTGTAATAAATTTGTAAGGCTTTTATGGGTATACTTTGTTCACTGGAGACAGCATTGGATGTTGACATCTGAAGAAAGTTATttgttgcaaagaaagtggaaacttgaaaattctattatttattcatttttgttagAAAGCATGATTATTACAAGATAGTCAACATGCAgatttaacatattttttaaaaactgtttaaaaaagacTGGGATTTCTTGACAGGGTCGAATTCACCAAATAGAATATGCAATGGAAGCTGTGAAACAAGGCTCTGCAACTGTTGGGCTGAAGTCAAAAACTCATGCCGTACTTGTTGCCTTAAAGGTAAGTTCTGAAGTTTTTTATTAAGAAATTCAAAACATAGTGCATGTCAGTGGAGGGAGAATTATTGTGTGGACAAATGATAGGTCATATATATTGTGCATTCGCAAATATATTCAAATATGATGGTAAAAGTTTAGGGGGTTGCGTTCACTGTTGTGAAATATGATTTACTGTAAGTGCTTTACAAATTAATATGAAAAAACGGTTGTTTCAAGTGCTAAATAAGCTACGCAAATTGTGTTAGGATAAAACTGGGGAAAAGTGAGACAGGAATCCAACAATTAAAGTGATCAGGCTTTAGTTCTGTATAGCATGATTGTAACTTAGTTGACAgtaaaattatatttataataCAAATGAACTGAGATACAAAGAGACGAAAGCTAGATGAAAGTAACCATCCCGATTAATATAAACAGCAGTGCAAAGCACGATACAAATGGGACTTTGAGTGAAGAGTTTCTTGATTTCAATCTAGCTAAATGGGTCCTAGACAGCTGGGGTACAAATCATCTACCCAGCACACCACTAAATTATTACTGATCTGAGAAGAcactagctaaaatcctgttccttatcgtaagccaaattgtaacttttggCCTATTCTTCCCTGGAAAGCAAAGTGTCTCCCCCCATGATTCTCAGGGTACATGCACCAAGCCAGCATGTGTATCAACCTCCATGAATTGTGGCAAGATTGGttgtttgtggggtgggggggaatggacCAATTttgcttatgctaagcaacaggatttcagccagtatcacGCAGTAATATATAGTCTGATAGAATAAGACAGTTTCATGTGTTCATACATTAGGTGACTCAATCCATAAATTAGTGGAAGGACTGCTCTAGTCTAATGCTGTAGACTGTAAATGTTTAAACACTTTGAATTAATAACCTTTTTCATAAGTATATGATGAACAGAATCATTTTTGTGTATTTAGAGAGCACAATCTGAACTAGCAGCTCATCAGAAAAAGATTCTGTATGTTGACAACCATATTGGTATTTCCATTGCTGGACTTACTGCTGATGCAAGACTCCTATGGTAAATATGCAATCCCATTTATTTTCGGTGATGTTAACATAAATACATGTTAGTACAATACAACACTACAAATGCACATGAGATTAGAACCAGTCTACAGACATAATAAAAGGGCCTGTATCTAGTCCACTATCTTTGTCCCCAAGTGGAATATTTTATGAGAAGTATTAATTGCCATTATTAACATTAATGTACTCTACCAAGCCCTTGATGCTAATAGAACTCCAAATGGCACAACAGTCTGAGTCTAAGAAGATGTATTTTGTTTATGCCATTCATCccatttttttgtatttccatAAAATTTAGTTAGCATTTTATCCACTTAATTAACCAGCTAGTAGTTGAACTGTCACGCATAGTGACAGACTGTATGTTGCTTGCTATATTATATCCTGCATGTTTTGCTGTAATCTATGTGATAGGCAGGACACaggtgtggttttttaaataagTGTGTACAAATTACAAAGCAGGGCTTGGCCTTAACAACCTTATTGCAGATCCACATTCAGCACTTTCTACCGGTTTATGTTTGGCTAAAAAATACTGTCTCAAATATGATAAATCCATTTTTTTGCTTCCAGTAATTATTCATAAACCCCACTTCAAATGTTCAAAGCACTTGTCTCCTCCCCTTACCACACCATATCTGTAGCCTTTACAATAACCCTGTAAGACGGATAGGAAATCTTTAGGGGTTTGGGTGCATCCTCCTATCTCTGGAGGGTTGCTACCACACTTCTCCAACAAACAATAGTTTGTTGTTTGTCCGAAAGAATAATTCATACCTATAGAGATTCAAGTGGGTTTGCCACAGTTACAGTGGGTGAAGCCAGACGCAGCAACCCCCTCCACGTATTTGTTCTAAGTGTGCTGTACTAAAAGTCATCATCAGTAATTTCACACCTGAGGTGAGATTTGTCTGGTTGCATAGTCATGACTTTGAAAGAATCATCATGGGAAAGATTGAAGGTATGTGTGGAAGGAAATCACAGAGAATGTCAACTACTAACTTtcgttgttgttttcattttgcagCAATTTCATGCGTCAGGAGTGTCTGGATTCTAGATTTGTATTTGACAGACCTCTTCCAGTGTCTCGCCTAGTATCTCTGATTGGAAGCAGTATCCTTTTTTTGTGTCTGATGAATGTCCTGGCATATTCAGAACTGGCAAGGTGATACTGGACAGTAAAGCAAAATTATTGCTGTGGACTAATCTTGAGTGATCATTTAGTATCATGGGTAGATTTCATTTCCTTCCTGATGCTTGCAAATCAATCTCTTGCACAGTCAGCTGAGCTTTTTTGTAGCTTATGCAAGGTACTATTCACTACGATTGCAAAAACAGAAGCCATTTTGCCTTAAACACTGTGATCTCTACTTATGCTATGGCAAACTGTATCTTCTCTGCAGAAGCTTTatcatatttctatcccacctgtCTAGTTACAGAGCACTGCTCTTGGCCACTAACAGTTGTAGAGTGATAGTTCTGCTTGTTCCTAAGAGAAAactggttgttttttggggggaaatggaacTCAATATTTATTGTGCATTTGGTTATCCTCAGTTCCCTCTGTGTTTTTCTGGCACTGTTTTGAATCTTTCTGCTAGTGCTGTTTTAACAACTCTATTTTAACTATTGTTTATCTTTGTGTTCATTAtattgatacagtggggtcttgacttgagaacttaatccgtattggaaggcggttctcaagtcaaaaagtctgtaagtcaagtctccattgacctacagtgcattgaaaactgattaatcccataacaggccgtttttgttccattttggtttttttctggtctgtaagtcaaatctcagtctgcaagtcaaacctaaattttgcggccagagaaatctgtaactcaaaaagtctgtaagtcaagccgtctgtaagtcaagggtccactgtacactgttCTAGAGTCCCTTTTTTGGCTAAAAGATGTTGTAGTAATCTTTTTATAAATCTGTAAAAACATAGTTGTGTGATTCAGACATATGAGACAGATTCCTTAGCTTGTTCAAGAAACACAGATACCAACACAACGATATGGCAGAAGACCATATGGTGTGGGACTTCTCATTGCAGGCTATGATGTAAGTGTATGTGTGGCTTCTCACTCATTTTGTAAAATACAGTCTACTGGAGGATATGTTGGTGTGTGTATTCTCTGATGATCTTCCATTCCAACATGTCTCTGAAGAAGGCAATTCAAATTCTTACTGCTAGTTATGAAACAATGtaaatttcaaatacagtggtgccccgcatagcgacattaatccgttccaggattaacatcgctatccagaaacatcgctatacggaacgtaaaaccccataggaacgcattaactccatttaatgcgttcctatggggggaaactcaccagtaagcgaagattccccatccggctgccattttcgccacctcggtaagcgagggaagttcgcgaaaacgctgcgggcggccattttctgcacccagcggccattttggaaccaccgatcagctgtttccctaacatcgcaatgcgaagatcggtaagggaaacacttaccaatcatcgcaatgtgatgttttgccacctaaaacattgcaatgcgatcgcattagcgatcgcaaaaaacgcgtcgctatgcggattcgtcgttaaacggtgcgctcgttaagcgaggcaccactgtattgtaaattCAGCAGCACTAAATATAGTGTACTATATAAAACTTGATAGATTTGCATGCATGCTGCTgactgtaaaaacaaaacaaaaaagcagtggCAGTACCTACATGAGCTCTAgtattcttcctttaaaaataaggtAAAATAAGTGACAATTTCTCCCTTTAGGATATGGGTCCTCACATCTTCCAGACCTGCCCTTCTGCAAATTATTTTGATTGCAAAGCCATGTCCATTGGTGCAAGGTCCCAGTCAGCTC
The Pogona vitticeps strain Pit_001003342236 chromosome 1, PviZW2.1, whole genome shotgun sequence genome window above contains:
- the PSMA1 gene encoding proteasome subunit alpha type-1, which encodes MFRNQYDNDVTVWSPQGRIHQIEYAMEAVKQGSATVGLKSKTHAVLVALKRAQSELAAHQKKILYVDNHIGISIAGLTADARLLCNFMRQECLDSRFVFDRPLPVSRLVSLIGSKTQIPTQRYGRRPYGVGLLIAGYDDMGPHIFQTCPSANYFDCKAMSIGARSQSARTYLERHMTEFADCNLNELVKHGLRALRETLPAEQDLTTKNVSIGIVGKDMEFTIYDDDDVAPFLEGLEERPQRKPAQPAEDTAEKAEEPMEH